In one window of Bacillota bacterium DNA:
- a CDS encoding acyltransferase, producing MRDWHKKVHPLRVAFQFVVITVCRYLPSLKLKNFLYRCLGMKVGRNVSMGIMAMVDIFFPQFVSIGANSVIGYNSTLLAHEFLVEEFRVGSIEIGANVLIGANTTVLPGVKIGDGAQVGAGSLVNKDIPPGALAYGVPARVR from the coding sequence ATGCGGGACTGGCACAAGAAGGTTCACCCTTTAAGGGTGGCCTTTCAGTTTGTGGTGATTACCGTTTGCCGGTACTTGCCCTCCTTAAAGTTGAAAAACTTTTTATACCGGTGCCTGGGCATGAAAGTAGGACGGAACGTTTCCATGGGCATTATGGCCATGGTAGATATTTTTTTTCCTCAATTTGTTTCCATTGGGGCTAACAGTGTCATAGGATATAATAGTACTCTATTAGCCCACGAGTTTTTGGTTGAAGAATTTCGTGTGGGCAGTATCGAGATTGGGGCTAACGTTTTAATTGGGGCGAATACTACGGTACTGCCCGGCGTAAAGATTGGTGACGGTGCACAGGTTGGTGCCGGGAGTTTGGTAAACAAAGATATACCTCCCGGTGCACTGGCTTATGGGGTGCCGGCCAGGGTACGGTAG
- a CDS encoding bifunctional phosphoglucose/phosphomannose isomerase, with translation MLNDPQAMYRVDSMNMFGALWGLPEQCEDAWRLGMEGPLPAAGAVSNILVTGLGGSAIGGDLLRTYTSGKMPVPVAVNRDYLLPEYVDSSTLVFAISYSGNTEETLSAYAEARSRGASILALTTGGKLKEQAQKDGVPVIVIPGGISPRAATGYLFLPMLAVLQRMGLLTGMENEVKSLVRLLEEIRESLKPESPVETNLAKQLAQKLHNRIPVIWGVGSNTEVVAQRFKGQINENTKAPAYWNVFPELNHNELVGFEVPKELLEKLHIVMLKDEDDHPRVSIRMDVTRGIVAKAVSGVEEIKSTGEGKLARLYSLIYTGDYTSVYLAALYGIDPGPVKIIDYLKSELAGR, from the coding sequence ATGCTAAATGATCCGCAAGCAATGTATAGAGTTGATAGTATGAATATGTTCGGTGCCTTGTGGGGGCTACCGGAGCAGTGTGAAGATGCCTGGCGTCTGGGCATGGAAGGACCTCTTCCCGCAGCAGGGGCGGTCAGTAATATTTTGGTTACCGGACTGGGGGGATCTGCCATTGGGGGGGATCTTTTACGAACATATACTTCAGGCAAAATGCCTGTGCCGGTGGCGGTGAATCGGGACTACCTGTTGCCTGAATATGTAGATAGCAGCACCCTGGTATTTGCCATCAGTTATTCGGGCAATACCGAAGAGACTTTAAGTGCCTATGCAGAAGCGCGCAGCCGTGGCGCTTCTATACTTGCCCTCACCACAGGAGGTAAATTGAAGGAACAAGCCCAAAAGGACGGGGTTCCGGTCATTGTTATCCCCGGAGGAATTTCCCCCCGTGCTGCTACCGGTTACCTTTTCCTGCCCATGCTTGCCGTGCTGCAGCGAATGGGATTACTGACCGGTATGGAAAATGAGGTAAAAAGTTTAGTCCGTCTGCTGGAAGAGATAAGGGAAAGTTTAAAGCCCGAAAGCCCTGTGGAAACCAACCTTGCCAAACAGTTGGCCCAGAAGCTGCATAACCGTATTCCGGTTATATGGGGTGTCGGCAGCAACACGGAAGTGGTAGCCCAGCGCTTTAAAGGACAGATCAATGAAAATACCAAGGCTCCGGCTTACTGGAATGTATTTCCGGAACTAAACCATAATGAGCTGGTAGGCTTTGAGGTACCCAAAGAGCTGTTAGAGAAATTGCACATAGTGATGCTCAAGGATGAAGATGATCACCCCCGGGTGAGCATTCGCATGGACGTAACCAGGGGTATTGTGGCCAAAGCAGTTTCCGGCGTGGAAGAAATAAAGTCCACCGGGGAAGGTAAACTGGCGCGGCTATATTCTCTGATTTATACGGGGGATTATACCAGTGTATATTTGGCCGCCCTATATGGTATAGACCCCGGTCCGGTGAAAATAATAGACTACCTTAAATCCGAGCTGGCCGGGAGATAA
- the rapZ gene encoding RNase adapter RapZ translates to MSKLVIVTGMSGAGKSTAVQSLEDLGYFCVDNLPPTLIPKFAEMCAQSAQTINNIALVVDIRGGSFFNALFEVLSELDDQGVEFEILFLEASDETLVRRYKESRRRHPLGNHGEILRNIREERSQLEDLRGKANKIIDTSDLTNQQLKKEINSHFGHDSDKGSKLFVTVISFGYKYGIPMDSDLVIDVRFLPNPHYIDELRPLTGNDLKVQDYVMDSDVTKEFMTRFCNLIEFLIPRYVLEGKTTLMIAIGCTGGMHRSVTLANRLGDILVNKGSRVTVRHRDVNRK, encoded by the coding sequence TTGTCTAAGTTGGTAATTGTTACAGGCATGTCAGGGGCGGGAAAATCAACGGCTGTTCAGAGCCTGGAAGACCTGGGGTATTTTTGTGTGGACAACTTGCCTCCCACCCTTATTCCAAAATTTGCCGAAATGTGTGCACAATCCGCGCAAACAATTAATAACATAGCATTAGTTGTTGATATTAGGGGCGGTTCATTTTTTAATGCATTGTTTGAAGTATTATCCGAATTGGATGACCAGGGAGTAGAGTTTGAAATACTTTTTCTGGAGGCATCCGATGAGACCCTTGTGCGGCGGTATAAAGAAAGCCGTCGCCGTCACCCTCTGGGTAACCACGGGGAAATACTGCGTAATATTCGTGAGGAAAGGTCACAGTTAGAAGATCTCAGGGGGAAAGCCAACAAGATAATTGATACTTCCGATCTTACTAATCAACAGCTGAAGAAAGAAATCAACAGCCACTTCGGACATGATTCAGACAAAGGTTCTAAATTGTTCGTCACCGTCATTTCTTTCGGATATAAATACGGTATTCCCATGGACAGTGACCTAGTCATTGACGTGCGCTTTTTGCCCAACCCGCATTACATTGATGAATTACGACCATTGACCGGAAATGATTTAAAAGTGCAGGATTATGTCATGGATTCTGATGTTACCAAGGAGTTCATGACCAGGTTTTGTAACTTAATTGAATTTTTGATACCCAGGTATGTGTTGGAAGGAAAAACCACGCTGATGATTGCCATCGGGTGTACCGGAGGAATGCACCGTTCCGTGACACTGGCCAACCGGCTGGGAGATATTTTAGTCAACAAGGGGTCCCGGGTAACGGTGCGCCACAGGGATGTAAACAGGAAATAG
- a CDS encoding PHP domain-containing protein codes for MASFKVVMDWHTHTRYSDGRGTVKDNVRAAAEKGLTEIAITDHGPKGIFIGVKSAETYLDIRKDIEALKERYPVRVLLGAEANVTGLNGEIDIPPKISKEMDILLVGLHPQAIAGSWRENLGWMLPNFLGRVNQTLKKSMRNANTKALVNAMYNHPVNVATHPGLMMDVDLDEIARASSATGCAVEINAGHAYNKDEVIKAALRWAAPLAVNSDAHYPDTVGEVDKGVKLLLKWDVPVNQVLNAVPVSARQEVHPSDIIENKVH; via the coding sequence ATGGCAAGTTTTAAAGTAGTCATGGATTGGCATACCCACACCCGCTACAGTGACGGAAGGGGTACCGTAAAAGACAATGTGCGTGCAGCGGCAGAAAAGGGGCTTACAGAGATCGCCATTACGGATCATGGCCCCAAGGGTATTTTTATCGGTGTGAAAAGTGCCGAAACTTATCTGGATATCAGGAAGGATATTGAAGCTCTAAAGGAACGTTATCCGGTGCGTGTTTTACTGGGTGCCGAGGCCAATGTTACCGGTCTTAACGGGGAGATAGATATTCCGCCAAAAATCAGTAAGGAAATGGACATACTCCTGGTTGGCCTGCACCCCCAGGCCATTGCGGGATCTTGGCGTGAAAATTTGGGATGGATGCTGCCAAACTTCTTAGGGCGTGTAAATCAAACCCTGAAAAAAAGTATGCGCAATGCCAATACAAAGGCTTTAGTAAATGCTATGTACAATCACCCGGTAAACGTGGCTACTCATCCCGGTCTGATGATGGACGTGGATTTGGATGAAATCGCCAGGGCTTCGTCCGCTACCGGTTGTGCCGTGGAAATTAATGCCGGCCATGCGTATAATAAAGATGAAGTCATCAAGGCAGCGCTTCGCTGGGCAGCACCCCTGGCGGTGAATAGTGATGCCCACTACCCTGATACCGTAGGAGAAGTGGACAAGGGGGTGAAGCTCCTGTTAAAGTGGGATGTGCCTGTGAACCAGGTGTTAAATGCAGTTCCGGTTTCGGCAAGACAGGAAGTCCACCCATCTGATATAATAGAAAATAAAGTACATTAA
- the whiA gene encoding DNA-binding protein WhiA — MSFSSITKNELARIQGNGDCCKRAELAALVKMDGTLHINGNQMSLDIKNFNAAVARKAFSLVKELFDIGAQVMVRRKVRLRKNNIYLVRVPAAEKKTEIMSALGIMDGEGLLQERVPGPLLRRDCCRRAYLRGLFLGGGSVSSPERAYHLEIITNNLRHAKDILRILKRFKLSGGINARKNWYVVYLKESEQIAECLNIMGAHNALLEFEGKRVYKDVRNKVNRLVNCETANLDKTVAAAVRQVEDIKLIIRCKGLDKLPTSLRQTAEARLQFPDANLRELGEVMVPPVGKSGVNHRLRKLSEIAGRLRGGEEVEF, encoded by the coding sequence ATGAGTTTTTCTAGTATTACTAAGAATGAATTAGCCAGGATACAGGGCAATGGTGACTGCTGCAAAAGGGCAGAACTGGCTGCCCTGGTTAAAATGGACGGAACCTTGCACATAAATGGCAATCAAATGTCCCTGGACATCAAAAATTTCAATGCCGCAGTGGCCAGGAAAGCCTTTTCCCTGGTCAAAGAACTCTTTGACATTGGCGCCCAGGTGATGGTGCGGCGCAAAGTGCGGTTGCGCAAAAATAATATTTACCTGGTACGGGTGCCCGCTGCAGAAAAAAAGACTGAGATAATGTCTGCATTGGGCATTATGGACGGTGAGGGACTACTACAGGAGAGGGTGCCCGGTCCATTGCTCAGGCGGGATTGCTGCCGGCGGGCCTATTTAAGGGGCCTTTTCCTGGGCGGCGGGTCGGTGAGCAGTCCTGAAAGAGCTTACCACTTGGAGATAATAACCAATAACCTTAGGCACGCCAAAGACATACTGCGTATTTTAAAAAGATTCAAATTGTCCGGAGGCATCAATGCCAGGAAAAATTGGTATGTGGTTTACCTAAAGGAAAGTGAGCAGATTGCAGAGTGCTTAAATATAATGGGAGCCCACAACGCCCTGCTGGAATTTGAGGGTAAAAGGGTCTACAAAGATGTAAGAAACAAGGTTAACCGCCTTGTTAATTGTGAAACGGCCAATCTGGATAAAACAGTTGCTGCTGCAGTACGCCAGGTAGAAGATATAAAATTGATCATTCGCTGCAAAGGATTGGATAAGTTGCCAACGTCTTTACGCCAGACAGCCGAAGCCAGGCTGCAGTTTCCTGATGCTAATTTGCGAGAACTAGGAGAAGTAATGGTTCCCCCCGTTGGTAAATCAGGGGTCAATCACCGGCTGAGAAAACTGAGCGAAATAGCCGGGCGCCTGCGGGGTGGGGAGGAGGTGGAATTTTGA
- a CDS encoding HAD family phosphatase: protein MYRLVALDLDDTLLDKNLEVPAGNKQIVSEVMARGIYVTLATGRMFRSSLTLARELQIKAPLITYQGALVKHSDTGEVLFHRPVPLDYALDIVSRVGKYGYHINIYLDDYLYVAQDTEAGRRYASLSRIPLEVVGDLGRFLTSRQQDPTKVLVVSTEPRLDELAAELKPIYSDKLHITKSKPHFLEFSHPLANKGHALEAVADYYGVPREKVMAVGDSYNDLEMIDWAGLGVVMGNARKEIKDRADYVTLPNDEGGVVHAMRKFVLSKQ from the coding sequence ATGTATAGATTAGTGGCATTGGATCTGGATGATACTTTATTGGACAAGAATTTAGAGGTTCCCGCGGGTAATAAGCAAATAGTGTCCGAAGTAATGGCCCGGGGAATTTACGTAACTTTGGCCACCGGGCGCATGTTTCGTTCCAGCCTGACCTTGGCCAGGGAGCTTCAAATAAAGGCTCCGCTGATTACTTACCAGGGGGCGCTGGTAAAGCATTCCGACACCGGTGAAGTGCTTTTTCACCGGCCTGTGCCGCTGGATTACGCTCTGGATATCGTGAGCCGGGTAGGAAAATATGGGTATCATATCAATATTTACCTTGATGATTACCTGTACGTAGCCCAAGATACCGAAGCAGGGAGACGTTATGCATCCCTATCCCGTATACCCCTTGAAGTTGTGGGGGATTTGGGGCGTTTTTTGACATCCCGGCAGCAAGACCCCACCAAGGTTCTGGTGGTTTCTACTGAACCCCGCCTGGATGAACTGGCGGCGGAGTTAAAGCCTATTTACAGTGATAAGCTGCATATAACCAAGTCAAAGCCTCATTTTCTGGAGTTTTCCCACCCGTTAGCCAATAAAGGCCATGCCTTAGAAGCTGTTGCTGATTATTATGGTGTGCCCCGGGAAAAAGTAATGGCAGTGGGAGACAGTTATAATGACCTGGAGATGATTGATTGGGCAGGGCTTGGTGTGGTGATGGGCAACGCCCGAAAAGAAATAAAGGACCGGGCTGATTACGTTACCCTGCCCAACGATGAAGGCGGTGTGGTACACGCCATGCGAAAATTTGTGTTAAGTAAACAGTAA
- a CDS encoding anti-sigma factor domain-containing protein — translation MTMAHKGTVFKVKPKSLILMTGDFEFKEIKKRAPVKTGQEVLFDDHDIISPHQHNRRWLALAASLLILVLFSSALLQEILVPDVYAYVGMDINPSLELALDKKLEVIRAEARNEDAQKVIQGLSLQGLNLQAAVETILESCSNQGYINNSTSNIMISTTINATSAENNVKSANLEEQVLSYTRGQLEKKQEEVNVYVVKVNEEEREEALNKGVSAGKYHLWNKSRENGVELDLEKINAQSMSSIVQNNDRVQDVLTKNATVKWKKAGHKQKGINDTPKTPPGIEKKGDSKASPGTDVKGQTKSHGEAMRVNPNTNNNAKEGRNNGNTGKNVKSGEDMPAFKDNKNGWGTESPGRLKDPAEKSPQGSNKDKKTGNSSANNNNESKGNGKDQDKPQRGQTSSSGKTKGSTQDSHKGALKNTNKKDIKKNGDKVIQGVQNNWFCLVLYK, via the coding sequence ATGACCATGGCTCATAAGGGTACGGTTTTTAAAGTTAAACCAAAAAGCCTGATATTGATGACAGGAGATTTTGAATTTAAAGAAATTAAAAAACGGGCACCTGTAAAAACCGGCCAGGAAGTACTGTTCGACGACCACGACATAATAAGCCCGCATCAACATAACAGAAGATGGTTAGCATTAGCCGCTTCCCTGTTAATCCTTGTACTATTTTCCAGTGCATTACTGCAAGAAATTCTGGTGCCGGACGTTTATGCCTATGTGGGGATGGACATAAACCCCAGTTTAGAACTGGCCCTGGATAAAAAACTGGAGGTTATACGGGCTGAGGCAAGAAACGAAGATGCCCAAAAAGTTATACAGGGCCTTTCCTTGCAAGGCCTAAACCTGCAGGCGGCGGTAGAAACAATATTGGAATCATGCTCCAACCAGGGATATATAAACAATTCTACTTCCAATATCATGATCAGTACAACAATAAATGCCACCAGTGCGGAAAATAATGTAAAATCGGCCAATTTGGAAGAACAGGTACTATCATACACTCGGGGACAACTGGAGAAGAAACAGGAAGAAGTTAATGTTTACGTGGTAAAAGTAAATGAAGAAGAAAGAGAAGAGGCCTTAAACAAAGGTGTGTCCGCAGGTAAATATCACCTCTGGAATAAAAGCAGGGAAAACGGCGTTGAACTTGACCTGGAAAAAATTAATGCGCAGAGCATGAGCAGTATTGTACAGAATAATGACCGGGTGCAGGACGTTCTCACAAAAAATGCCACTGTAAAATGGAAAAAGGCCGGTCATAAACAAAAGGGTATTAATGATACTCCCAAAACACCTCCGGGCATTGAAAAAAAAGGTGATTCCAAAGCTTCACCCGGTACAGATGTAAAAGGGCAAACAAAGAGCCACGGCGAAGCTATGCGGGTAAACCCAAACACAAATAATAATGCAAAGGAAGGCCGAAATAACGGCAATACCGGTAAAAATGTAAAATCAGGAGAAGACATGCCTGCATTCAAAGACAATAAAAACGGCTGGGGCACAGAGTCACCCGGCCGTTTAAAAGACCCCGCGGAAAAATCGCCCCAAGGTTCTAACAAGGACAAAAAGACCGGTAACAGTTCAGCAAACAATAATAATGAATCAAAAGGCAATGGCAAAGACCAAGACAAACCACAGAGAGGTCAAACATCCTCCTCCGGCAAAACAAAAGGCAGCACTCAGGACAGCCATAAGGGTGCTCTAAAGAATACCAATAAAAAAGATATTAAAAAAAATGGTGATAAAGTTATCCAAGGCGTCCAGAATAACTGGTTTTGCCTGGTCCTATATAAATAG
- a CDS encoding YvcK family protein has protein sequence MQVKRWLSLGLAGLLLLITGMLLLIGYKWPGISEFFYMARAFPGGMLPAGITGVVVGMVLICLGLSRAFRSVVEPLDSGDRVVDRVFNRRQLQRGPKIVVIGGGTGLSMLLRGLKEYTSNLTAIVTVADDGGSSGRLRGDQGMLPPGDVRNCLVALADKEPFMEQLLQYRFPSGELAGHSMGNLLLAALNNISGSFDGAIKGLSRVLAIRGQVLPVTLEDVSLCAETEDGEVVCGESQIPRSGKKIRRVFLNPETCSPLDEALEAIKSADAVVLGPGSLYTSVLPNLLVNGISQALAESWASKIYVCNVMTQPGETTGYTVSDHIRAIIDHGGPVVDWAVVNQEAIHGRTLSRYKKEGAEPVEIDEREAAQMNVRVQRGDLLQEGNMVRHHPDRLARHIMHLVMLHKDGGDRVIPFNMYHDRYAVQGKKEALTGQ, from the coding sequence ATGCAGGTCAAACGTTGGCTGTCCCTGGGTTTGGCGGGGCTGCTTCTGTTGATAACGGGAATGCTCCTTTTAATAGGTTATAAGTGGCCGGGAATATCTGAGTTCTTTTATATGGCACGTGCTTTCCCCGGCGGAATGCTGCCTGCAGGTATTACCGGGGTGGTGGTAGGGATGGTACTGATTTGCCTGGGATTGTCCCGTGCCTTCAGGTCGGTTGTAGAGCCTCTTGATTCCGGTGATAGGGTGGTGGACAGGGTTTTTAACCGCCGACAGCTGCAACGGGGGCCTAAGATAGTGGTTATTGGTGGCGGTACAGGGCTTTCTATGTTGCTGAGAGGCTTAAAAGAATATACATCCAACCTCACCGCCATTGTCACGGTGGCCGATGACGGGGGGAGTTCCGGCCGCCTGCGGGGTGATCAGGGAATGCTTCCCCCGGGTGATGTGAGGAATTGCCTGGTAGCCCTGGCGGACAAGGAGCCCTTTATGGAGCAGCTGCTGCAATACAGGTTCCCTTCCGGTGAACTGGCCGGACACAGTATGGGTAATCTTTTGCTGGCCGCCTTGAATAATATAAGCGGCAGCTTTGACGGTGCCATAAAGGGATTAAGCAGGGTGCTGGCCATCAGGGGGCAGGTGCTGCCGGTTACACTGGAAGATGTTAGTCTCTGTGCTGAAACGGAAGATGGGGAAGTTGTCTGCGGTGAGTCGCAAATACCCCGTAGCGGGAAAAAAATTCGCCGCGTTTTTCTGAATCCTGAAACTTGTTCGCCACTGGATGAGGCGCTGGAGGCTATTAAAAGCGCTGATGCCGTAGTATTAGGACCCGGCAGCCTTTATACAAGTGTACTGCCTAACCTGCTGGTAAATGGTATTTCCCAGGCGCTGGCCGAATCTTGGGCTTCCAAGATATATGTATGTAATGTAATGACTCAACCGGGTGAGACCACCGGTTATACTGTATCTGATCACATTAGGGCCATTATAGACCATGGTGGCCCGGTAGTGGATTGGGCAGTAGTTAATCAGGAGGCCATTCATGGACGTACCTTAAGCAGGTATAAAAAGGAAGGGGCCGAACCGGTGGAAATAGACGAAAGGGAAGCCGCTCAAATGAATGTGCGGGTGCAAAGGGGTGACTTGCTGCAGGAGGGTAACATGGTAAGGCACCACCCGGACCGCCTGGCGCGGCATATAATGCATTTGGTAATGCTCCATAAAGACGGCGGCGATCGCGTGATACCGTTTAACATGTATCACGATAGGTATGCTGTGCAAGGGAAAAAAGAGGCCCTAACGGGACAGTAG
- the thiI gene encoding tRNA 4-thiouridine(8) synthase ThiI yields the protein MLVRYGEIGLKGKNRPKFEKRLVANIRRALGDLGRINVSKIRGRLMVKVDEVDTFEVIERLGRVFGLVSFSPVLRVDATPEAVFEAALTSMQQGMEREGYSPEESSEPVTFRVTVNRADKTFPIQSMELARQLGGHLLAGIPGLKVKLHQPDLIVSVDIREGQAFVFSQTIPGLGGLPVGVSGKAMLLLSGGIDSPVAGWMSMKRGIELEAIHFHSFPFTGEKSKEKVADLCRVLTRYGGKLNLHVAHFTDIQKEIQQKCPEEFRVTIMRRFMFRMAQRLAEHTGALALVTGESVGQVASQTLESMVAINEVTLMPVLRPVVGFDKYQIVKIAEQIGTYDISIQPYEDCCTLFLPKHPSTKPNLEKVHTAEESLDIEGLIEAALEKTETLSFYRNEA from the coding sequence ATTCTGGTACGCTATGGAGAAATAGGCTTAAAAGGAAAAAACCGGCCTAAATTTGAAAAAAGGTTGGTTGCTAATATACGGCGCGCGCTAGGGGATTTGGGACGTATCAATGTATCCAAGATCCGGGGGCGCTTAATGGTCAAAGTGGATGAAGTTGATACATTTGAGGTCATAGAACGGCTGGGTAGGGTGTTCGGCCTGGTGTCCTTCAGCCCGGTACTCCGGGTGGACGCCACACCGGAGGCTGTCTTCGAAGCAGCCCTGACCTCAATGCAGCAGGGGATGGAGAGGGAAGGGTATTCGCCGGAAGAGTCAAGTGAACCCGTTACTTTCAGGGTTACTGTCAATAGGGCGGATAAAACCTTTCCCATACAATCAATGGAACTGGCCCGGCAGCTGGGGGGACATTTGCTTGCAGGCATTCCTGGGCTTAAAGTGAAGTTGCACCAGCCTGATTTAATTGTATCGGTGGATATAAGGGAAGGGCAGGCCTTTGTTTTTTCACAAACAATCCCGGGCCTTGGCGGTCTCCCGGTGGGAGTAAGCGGCAAAGCTATGCTGCTTCTTTCCGGGGGTATAGACAGTCCTGTGGCCGGGTGGATGTCTATGAAAAGGGGGATTGAACTGGAGGCCATACATTTCCATAGCTTTCCCTTTACCGGGGAGAAGTCTAAGGAAAAGGTTGCTGATTTATGTCGGGTGCTGACGCGGTACGGTGGTAAGTTAAATTTGCACGTGGCTCATTTTACCGATATTCAAAAGGAAATCCAGCAAAAGTGCCCGGAAGAATTCAGGGTTACCATCATGCGGCGCTTTATGTTTCGGATGGCCCAGCGGCTGGCGGAACACACGGGTGCTCTGGCCCTTGTTACGGGGGAAAGTGTAGGACAGGTGGCCAGTCAAACACTGGAGAGCATGGTGGCCATCAATGAAGTGACACTAATGCCGGTGCTGCGGCCCGTGGTGGGCTTTGATAAATATCAAATAGTTAAAATTGCGGAACAGATAGGCACCTATGATATTTCCATTCAGCCCTACGAGGACTGCTGTACTTTGTTCTTGCCCAAGCACCCCAGCACCAAGCCCAACCTGGAAAAAGTACATACAGCGGAGGAGTCCCTGGACATAGAAGGCCTAATCGAAGCAGCCCTGGAAAAAACCGAAACTTTGAGTTTTTATAGGAATGAAGCTTAA
- a CDS encoding sigma-70 family RNA polymerase sigma factor, with amino-acid sequence MKNEQDHTVSLIKRLQQGDEMARETLINNYKGYIIKLAKSYSQEKCNVLSTDAYSIALIAFNEAADKYNPDKGTHFPSFASQVIKRRLIDMVRSNVKYKPEINSQDIPDSPSEDTNNSELREDLAEDIEWFEKALQKFNISLEDLVQETPKHKDTRCKAIAMAKHVVNDPVLLARFNERRSLPFKSLLLKFRCNPKTIQRHRKYIIAVCIALKGSSIYLKDYILGVVKGCDDHGS; translated from the coding sequence ATGAAAAACGAACAAGACCATACCGTTTCTCTTATTAAACGCCTGCAGCAGGGCGATGAGATGGCCCGGGAGACACTTATCAACAATTATAAGGGTTATATTATCAAATTAGCAAAAAGCTACAGCCAGGAAAAATGTAATGTTCTCAGCACTGACGCTTATAGCATAGCCTTGATTGCTTTCAACGAAGCGGCAGATAAATATAACCCCGATAAAGGAACCCATTTCCCCTCCTTTGCCAGTCAGGTAATTAAAAGACGATTGATAGACATGGTGAGAAGTAACGTTAAATATAAGCCGGAAATAAATAGCCAGGACATTCCTGACAGCCCGTCCGAGGATACTAACAATTCTGAGCTAAGAGAGGACTTGGCCGAGGATATTGAGTGGTTTGAAAAGGCATTACAGAAATTCAATATCTCCCTGGAGGACCTGGTGCAGGAAACACCGAAACACAAAGACACACGCTGTAAGGCGATAGCTATGGCCAAGCACGTGGTAAATGACCCGGTGCTGCTGGCTCGTTTCAACGAACGCAGGTCCTTACCGTTTAAAAGCCTATTATTAAAGTTTCGCTGTAACCCTAAAACCATTCAACGTCACCGAAAATATATAATAGCAGTATGTATTGCTCTTAAAGGCTCCAGCATTTATTTGAAAGACTACATCCTCGGTGTGGTGAAAGGGTGCGATGACCATGGCTCATAA
- a CDS encoding cysteine desulfurase: protein MKQDIYLDNSATTKPSPEAVQAVVDYMEKIYGNPSSVHRKGLEAARAVTRAREAVADQLKVNSKQVVFTSGGTESNNLAIKGTASSYSNRGKHIITTAIEHPAVRNVCRDLAEDGFEITYLPVDEMGIIQVSELAEALREDTILVSIMYVNNETGSVQPLDKIAGVIKRAKKDGKLPLWHVDAVQALGRLPVLPAKMGMDLVSFSGHKVHGPKGIGALYVGTGVSLRPQIVGGGQEGDLRSGTENVPGIAGFGAAVRGLVKGEGTAAEHMASLRKLLVEGVLNGITGCRLNGPPPGNSGAAPHIANISFNGVRGEVLVHWLENEGIYASTGSACSSRKQVEHSVLKTLGLSEGEAEGALRFSFSSENTVEDVELVIRKLKEGVEELRSFAKMQ, encoded by the coding sequence ATGAAGCAGGATATCTACTTGGACAACAGTGCCACAACCAAGCCTTCGCCGGAAGCGGTACAGGCTGTTGTGGATTACATGGAGAAAATATACGGTAACCCGTCGTCTGTTCACCGTAAAGGCCTGGAGGCAGCCAGAGCGGTCACCCGCGCCCGGGAGGCGGTTGCCGATCAATTAAAGGTGAATTCAAAGCAAGTGGTTTTTACTTCGGGTGGAACCGAATCTAATAACCTTGCTATTAAAGGAACTGCATCCTCGTATTCCAACCGGGGAAAACATATAATCACTACGGCTATTGAGCACCCGGCTGTCCGGAATGTGTGCCGTGATTTGGCAGAGGACGGGTTCGAAATCACCTATCTTCCGGTTGATGAGATGGGCATTATCCAGGTCAGTGAGCTGGCAGAGGCCTTGCGTGAAGATACTATCCTTGTTTCTATCATGTATGTGAATAATGAAACAGGTTCGGTACAGCCTCTGGATAAAATAGCAGGTGTGATTAAACGGGCCAAAAAAGATGGGAAGTTACCATTATGGCATGTGGACGCGGTGCAGGCGCTGGGCCGGCTGCCGGTACTTCCAGCTAAGATGGGCATGGACCTTGTTTCCTTCAGTGGCCATAAGGTGCATGGCCCCAAGGGAATAGGTGCTTTATATGTTGGCACAGGGGTGTCTCTCCGGCCCCAAATTGTCGGTGGCGGGCAGGAGGGAGACCTGCGTTCCGGTACAGAGAATGTACCCGGCATAGCGGGCTTTGGGGCTGCTGTCCGGGGACTGGTTAAGGGGGAAGGTACGGCAGCGGAACATATGGCCTCGCTGCGCAAGCTGCTCGTTGAAGGCGTATTGAACGGTATCACCGGCTGCCGTCTGAATGGTCCGCCTCCAGGCAATAGCGGAGCCGCCCCGCATATTGCCAATATATCCTTCAACGGGGTTAGGGGAGAGGTGCTGGTGCACTGGCTGGAGAATGAAGGTATCTATGCTTCCACCGGCTCGGCCTGCTCTTCCCGCAAACAGGTTGAGCATAGTGTGCTTAAGACCCTGGGCCTGAGCGAAGGGGAAGCTGAGGGAGCGTTGCGCTTTAGTTTTAGCTCGGAGAATACTGTGGAGGACGTTGAATTGGTTATCAGAAAGCTCAAAGAAGGTGTAGAGGAGTTGCGAAGTTTTGCAAAAATGCAGTAG